The following are from one region of the Hydrogenophaga sp. BPS33 genome:
- a CDS encoding enoyl-CoA hydratase-related protein, translating to MSSPLLYSQQGAVVTITLNRPEKLNALSRATVEALFDAWKRFEGDPAAQVAILTGAGNKSFCVGRDLNEPAEGPFTLESLPILDVSVTVTKPVIAAVNGLALGGGFLLAQMCDLIVAAEHAIFSIPEARLGRGAAWAAPLLKMLPPRAVTELLLTGRPMSSSRLRELGFVNAVTNGSDLMDAATSMALAIAANAPLSVRACRKMVRMAGDPDNEPQSRSAVETMFEHVYLSEDAEEGVRAFREKRAPSWNGR from the coding sequence ATGAGTTCGCCACTTCTATATTCACAACAAGGTGCCGTTGTCACCATCACACTCAATCGCCCGGAAAAGCTCAACGCACTGAGCAGGGCAACCGTGGAGGCGCTGTTTGACGCGTGGAAGCGATTTGAGGGAGATCCCGCTGCGCAGGTGGCTATCCTGACGGGCGCAGGCAACAAGTCGTTCTGCGTGGGTCGTGATCTGAATGAACCAGCCGAAGGCCCCTTCACGCTGGAATCCCTGCCGATCCTGGACGTGAGCGTCACGGTGACGAAGCCCGTCATTGCCGCCGTCAACGGCCTCGCATTGGGCGGCGGCTTTCTGTTGGCGCAAATGTGTGACCTGATCGTCGCAGCCGAGCATGCGATCTTCTCGATCCCCGAGGCGCGACTGGGACGAGGCGCAGCGTGGGCAGCGCCCTTGCTGAAGATGTTGCCCCCGCGTGCGGTCACGGAGTTGCTGTTGACCGGGCGTCCCATGAGTTCGAGTCGTCTGCGCGAGCTGGGGTTCGTCAACGCGGTGACAAATGGCTCCGATCTGATGGACGCCGCCACGTCCATGGCCCTAGCCATCGCGGCAAACGCGCCGCTCTCGGTGCGCGCATGCCGAAAGATGGTTCGCATGGCTGGAGACCCTGACAACGAGCCGCAATCTCGGTCTGCCGTGGAGACCATGTTTGAACACGTCTACCTCAGCGAAGACGCGGAAGAAGGCGTCCGCGCATTTCGTGAAAAGCGAGCACCTAGCTGGAATGGCCGTTGA
- a CDS encoding YybH family protein: MTPTSPSAAAADREAVLDALRTYLEAIERKDPDAAIRMFAEEAVTFDFAPPLENHFNSLSDPSALEEWFETWVGPISTEIGSAKVMVMGSLAVVHGLQRLHGRKKNDGDLSMWYRATFILSRREDGWRITHMHNSVPMAMDGSGKALTELKPA; this comes from the coding sequence ATGACACCGACCTCACCATCCGCCGCCGCCGCCGACCGCGAAGCCGTGCTCGACGCCCTGCGCACCTACCTGGAAGCGATCGAGCGAAAGGACCCGGACGCCGCGATCCGCATGTTCGCGGAAGAAGCCGTCACCTTCGATTTCGCCCCGCCGCTGGAGAACCACTTCAATTCGTTGAGCGACCCCAGCGCCCTCGAAGAATGGTTCGAGACATGGGTGGGCCCTATCAGCACCGAAATCGGTTCGGCCAAGGTGATGGTCATGGGCAGTCTGGCGGTAGTCCATGGGCTGCAGCGTCTGCATGGGCGCAAGAAGAACGACGGCGATCTGTCCATGTGGTACCGGGCGACCTTCATCCTGTCCCGCCGTGAGGATGGTTGGCGCATCACCCACATGCACAACTCGGTGCCGATGGCGATGGATGGGTCTGGCAAGGCGCTCACCGAACTCAAGCCGGCGTGA
- a CDS encoding Fic family protein, with protein sequence MDRLVDEVGAESLGMGIEAIAKQLGDRYSRRTLQRRLALLVAQQRIEMIGERRTARYRRRPEAAGHYKIAEPAPQPAPRQDDIPVSAEGAEIRAYVSQPRHLRKPVGYQTAFLEQYHPNHTPYLPPALRDQLHAMGRSPAAQTPAGTFAKDILNRLLIDLSWASSHLEGNTYSRLDTERLIEHGQAAEGKNALETQMILNHKQAIEYLVLAPDQARVQTDALIALHALLSDGLMADPAAVGRIRRRAVEIGGSVYLPLAFPQRLEELFGIVVQMASEITDPFEQAFFLMVHLPYLQPFEDVNKRVSRLAANIPFIRHNLCPLSFIDVPQKAYVDALLGVYELNRVALLRDVFVRAYERSCQQYVAVQQNLVLPDMFRLRHRQALALVIAAIVKQGEAATAQAVQSRMPPSVPLAEQAHFTALVLGEFSTLHAGNAVRFGIRPLEFSAWQGRHRDER encoded by the coding sequence TTGGACCGACTCGTCGACGAGGTCGGGGCTGAATCTCTGGGCATGGGCATCGAGGCCATCGCAAAACAACTCGGCGACCGCTATTCCCGACGAACGCTGCAGCGACGGCTGGCCTTGCTCGTGGCCCAGCAACGCATCGAGATGATCGGCGAGCGGCGCACGGCCCGCTACCGCCGTCGGCCCGAAGCGGCCGGCCACTACAAGATCGCTGAACCAGCCCCGCAGCCTGCCCCCCGGCAAGACGACATACCCGTCTCTGCAGAGGGCGCAGAGATCCGCGCCTATGTCTCGCAGCCACGGCACCTGCGCAAGCCGGTGGGTTATCAAACGGCCTTTCTGGAGCAATACCACCCCAACCACACGCCGTACCTGCCACCGGCCTTGCGCGATCAGTTGCATGCCATGGGCCGCTCGCCCGCCGCGCAGACGCCAGCCGGCACCTTCGCCAAAGACATCCTCAACCGGTTGCTGATCGACTTGTCGTGGGCGTCGTCCCACTTGGAGGGCAATACCTACAGCCGCCTGGACACCGAGCGGCTGATCGAGCACGGGCAGGCAGCGGAAGGCAAGAATGCGCTGGAAACGCAGATGATCCTGAACCACAAGCAGGCGATCGAGTATCTGGTGCTCGCCCCGGACCAGGCGCGCGTGCAAACCGACGCTCTGATCGCACTGCATGCGCTCCTGTCGGACGGCTTGATGGCAGACCCCGCAGCCGTTGGCCGCATCCGCCGCCGCGCTGTGGAAATCGGCGGCAGCGTCTATCTACCCCTTGCCTTTCCTCAGCGGCTGGAGGAACTGTTTGGCATCGTGGTGCAGATGGCATCGGAGATCACGGACCCGTTCGAACAGGCGTTCTTCCTGATGGTCCACCTGCCCTACCTGCAGCCGTTCGAGGACGTCAACAAGCGCGTGTCGCGGCTGGCCGCCAACATTCCGTTCATACGCCACAACCTCTGCCCGCTGTCCTTCATCGACGTGCCGCAGAAGGCCTATGTGGACGCCTTGTTGGGCGTGTACGAACTGAACCGCGTGGCGCTTTTGCGCGATGTGTTCGTGCGGGCCTACGAACGCTCATGCCAGCAATACGTCGCGGTCCAGCAGAACCTGGTGCTCCCCGACATGTTTCGCCTGCGCCACCGGCAGGCATTGGCGCTGGTGATCGCAGCGATCGTGAAACAAGGCGAAGCGGCCACGGCACAGGCGGTGCAAAGCCGCATGCCTCCTTCGGTACCGCTGGCCGAGCAGGCGCACTTCACCGCCTTGGTGTTGGGCGAGTTTTCGACGCTGCATGCGGGCAATGCGGTGCGGTTCGGCATCCGACCGCTGGAATTTTCAGCCTGGCAGGGCCGCCATCGAGATGAACGGTAA
- a CDS encoding c-type cytochrome, with amino-acid sequence MRTLNVLWIACAAATLAAGCAVRAPGVEANSGQPLGIGRAPTAQEMRGWNIDVRPDGTGLPAGSGSVALGKTVYDAKCAACHGADGKGATAPALAGGVGSLGSGKPVRTIGSFWPYATTVYDYIYRAMPWDKPMSLTSDEVYGVTAYLLSRDKVVPDNAVLDAKSLAAVRMPNRAGFKPSDDRARLSGNRCMRDC; translated from the coding sequence ATGCGCACGCTTAACGTTCTGTGGATCGCTTGCGCCGCTGCAACGTTGGCCGCGGGGTGCGCCGTGCGGGCACCCGGCGTGGAGGCCAACAGCGGCCAGCCGCTGGGCATCGGACGCGCCCCCACGGCGCAGGAAATGCGCGGCTGGAACATCGACGTCAGGCCCGACGGCACTGGTTTGCCGGCAGGGTCGGGCAGCGTCGCGTTGGGCAAAACGGTGTACGACGCCAAATGCGCGGCATGCCACGGTGCGGATGGCAAAGGCGCGACGGCGCCCGCGCTGGCGGGCGGCGTCGGTTCGCTGGGCAGTGGCAAACCGGTGCGCACCATCGGCAGCTTCTGGCCTTACGCCACCACGGTGTATGACTACATCTACCGCGCCATGCCGTGGGACAAGCCCATGTCGCTCACCTCGGATGAGGTGTACGGCGTGACCGCCTACCTGCTGAGCCGCGACAAGGTGGTGCCCGACAACGCCGTGCTCGACGCAAAGTCCTTGGCGGCCGTGCGCATGCCGAACCGTGCGGGCTTCAAGCCGTCGGACGACCGAGCGAGACTGAGCGGGAACCGCTGCATGCGGGACTGTTGA
- the soxC gene encoding sulfite dehydrogenase: MAHDGSAKQVERLSRRSVLWRSAALTAATGGFASQVNAQGTTGNLPPNNAEWTTRPGGPFLNPPYGQPSPFEKGVVRVLPSAPNPFPTGTRTPLEKLHGTITPNGLFFERHHAGVPAIDPDQHRLMVHGLVDRPLLLDMNDLVRFPSVTRIHFLECSGNSSSQYVGPSGRTAQEIHGLVSCAQWTGVRLATVLAEAGVKPQGKWILAEGADAAAMTRSIPMELAMAEGMLVYAQNGEKLRPEQGYPLRLFLPGIEGNMSIKWLRRLKVGDQPFYTREETSKYTDLLPDGSALEFSFLMDAKSVILSPSGTQRVQKGTFHEISGIAWSGRGRIKAVDVSVDGGRTWQEAALEGPVLSKALTRFRLPWRWDGSPVVLQSRAMDESGYVQPTRKALVAARGSSYVYHYNAIQSWRVAASGEVSNAHA; this comes from the coding sequence ATGGCTCACGACGGTTCCGCTAAACAGGTCGAACGTCTTTCGAGACGCAGTGTCCTCTGGCGATCCGCGGCGCTCACGGCCGCCACAGGCGGGTTTGCGTCGCAGGTGAACGCGCAGGGGACAACGGGCAATCTGCCGCCGAACAATGCGGAATGGACCACGCGGCCCGGGGGTCCGTTCCTCAATCCACCGTATGGCCAACCCTCTCCCTTTGAAAAGGGCGTGGTCCGCGTGCTCCCCAGCGCCCCCAACCCGTTTCCCACGGGGACCCGTACGCCCCTGGAAAAACTGCATGGCACCATCACGCCCAATGGCCTGTTCTTCGAGCGCCACCACGCGGGGGTGCCGGCCATCGATCCGGATCAGCACCGCCTGATGGTGCATGGGCTGGTCGACCGGCCGCTGCTGCTCGACATGAACGATCTGGTTCGCTTTCCTTCCGTCACGCGCATCCACTTCCTGGAGTGTTCGGGCAACAGCTCGTCGCAGTATGTTGGTCCGTCGGGACGCACCGCGCAGGAGATCCATGGTCTGGTGAGCTGCGCGCAGTGGACGGGCGTGCGGCTGGCCACCGTGCTGGCCGAGGCTGGCGTGAAGCCGCAAGGCAAGTGGATCCTCGCCGAGGGCGCAGACGCGGCCGCGATGACGCGCTCCATTCCCATGGAACTGGCCATGGCCGAGGGCATGCTGGTCTACGCGCAGAACGGCGAGAAGTTGCGGCCGGAGCAGGGCTATCCGCTGCGCCTCTTTCTGCCGGGTATCGAAGGCAACATGAGCATCAAGTGGCTGCGCCGCTTGAAGGTCGGCGATCAACCGTTCTACACACGCGAAGAAACGTCGAAGTACACCGATCTTTTGCCGGACGGCAGCGCGCTGGAGTTCAGCTTTCTCATGGATGCCAAGTCCGTCATCCTGTCGCCGTCGGGCACGCAGCGCGTTCAAAAAGGAACCTTCCACGAAATCAGCGGCATCGCCTGGTCCGGGCGAGGGCGCATCAAGGCAGTGGATGTGTCGGTGGACGGCGGGCGCACATGGCAGGAGGCCGCGTTGGAAGGCCCGGTGCTCAGCAAGGCGCTGACGCGCTTCAGGTTGCCGTGGCGCTGGGACGGTTCGCCCGTCGTGCTGCAAAGCCGCGCCATGGACGAGAGCGGGTATGTGCAGCCGACGCGCAAGGCGCTGGTCGCGGCCCGTGGATCGAGCTACGTCTACCACTACAACGCCATTCAAAGCTGGCGGGTTGCGGCTTCCGGGGAGGTGTCCAATGCGCACGCTTAA
- a CDS encoding acetate--CoA ligase family protein: MHSIDLLLAPRSVVLVGASPVMTRTGGIPVETYLSGGNPAIPFFLVNPKHSDIGGIRCYPSVAELPVAPDLAVLAIRAEEVLPTLQQCHQRGIPAAVIFASGFAEERTPQAEERQRRIEQFARDSGMRLEGPNCLGHANFKSRVFPSFLRKLDAYQPGPVAIVTQSGNMAAVLMRSVHQAGLGMSYMVNTGNEASTGLAEYLEYFAEDPATELVLGYVEQVRDWPRFARAARRLRELGKALFLIKAGSSEKGAEATASHTAAMAGSAAAYAAAFQQLGIGVSSDPARLVDLASLWKLGRRPSRSRVCVVSLSGAVCALMADAFAMEGVSIPSFGLEAQREMRAVIPAYGMVSNPVDLTGQVTNDTHNLGRVLDALVSYDDVDAVVFYVMGHYLDQMAAQLVALAQRTRKLLIVVNTAPAACEQDLRAAGIAVFGDLSRAVASTAAFLRWCVLDAGDAWTPRWREGGETPDHPVILRARADARALLDEAESKQLLAAAGLPVVSERMARTPQEAAQAQADFAGPVAVKVLSPDIPHKSDVGGVVLQVKDADAARAAFETVMANARQRCPQARVEGVVVQPMVTGGQAVLLGATRDPVFGWMLTAGLGGVLTEIYRDVSHRILPVDASMARAMLRELRCHPLLDGFRGAPKVDEQALVELMVSLSDFLEIHGDALAEVELNPVMVLPAPGGVVAVDALVRLLPDHQPG, encoded by the coding sequence CTCCCCGTGGCGCCGGACCTCGCCGTCCTGGCCATTCGTGCCGAAGAGGTGCTGCCGACCTTGCAGCAGTGCCATCAGCGGGGCATTCCCGCCGCGGTGATCTTTGCCTCGGGTTTTGCCGAGGAGCGCACGCCGCAGGCAGAAGAACGCCAGCGCCGCATCGAACAGTTTGCGCGCGACTCCGGCATGCGCCTGGAAGGTCCCAACTGCCTGGGCCACGCCAATTTCAAGAGCCGCGTCTTCCCCAGCTTCCTGCGCAAGCTCGATGCGTACCAACCGGGGCCCGTGGCGATCGTCACGCAGAGCGGAAACATGGCGGCGGTGCTCATGCGCTCGGTGCACCAGGCCGGCTTGGGCATGTCTTACATGGTGAACACCGGCAACGAGGCCAGCACCGGCCTGGCGGAGTACCTTGAGTACTTCGCCGAAGACCCGGCGACCGAGCTGGTCCTGGGTTATGTGGAGCAGGTTCGTGACTGGCCGCGCTTCGCCCGGGCGGCGCGGCGGTTGCGAGAGCTCGGCAAGGCCTTGTTCCTGATCAAGGCCGGCTCCTCCGAGAAGGGCGCTGAAGCCACAGCGTCCCACACCGCCGCTATGGCAGGCAGTGCGGCGGCGTATGCAGCGGCCTTCCAACAACTCGGCATCGGCGTGTCATCGGATCCCGCCCGTCTGGTGGACCTGGCGTCTTTGTGGAAGCTGGGCCGGCGACCCTCGCGGTCCAGGGTTTGCGTGGTGTCGCTGTCGGGCGCGGTGTGCGCCTTGATGGCCGATGCCTTCGCCATGGAAGGTGTCTCCATTCCCTCGTTCGGACTCGAAGCACAACGCGAGATGCGTGCGGTCATTCCTGCCTACGGCATGGTGTCGAACCCGGTGGACTTGACCGGGCAGGTGACCAACGACACCCACAACCTGGGGCGTGTGCTCGATGCCCTGGTGTCGTATGACGATGTCGACGCCGTGGTGTTCTACGTGATGGGCCACTACCTGGACCAGATGGCCGCCCAACTGGTCGCGCTGGCGCAGCGCACGCGCAAGCTGCTGATCGTCGTGAACACCGCGCCGGCGGCGTGCGAGCAGGACCTGCGCGCTGCGGGCATTGCGGTGTTCGGTGACTTGAGCCGTGCGGTCGCGTCCACCGCAGCCTTCTTGCGGTGGTGTGTTCTGGACGCTGGCGATGCCTGGACACCTCGGTGGCGCGAGGGCGGCGAAACGCCGGACCACCCGGTGATCCTGAGGGCCAGGGCTGACGCACGAGCGCTGCTGGACGAAGCCGAGAGCAAGCAGCTGTTGGCGGCCGCAGGCCTGCCCGTGGTGAGCGAGCGCATGGCGCGCACGCCGCAAGAGGCTGCTCAGGCGCAGGCCGACTTCGCAGGGCCTGTCGCTGTGAAGGTGTTGAGTCCGGACATCCCGCACAAGTCGGACGTTGGCGGTGTGGTGCTGCAAGTGAAAGATGCCGATGCCGCACGGGCGGCGTTCGAGACGGTGATGGCCAACGCGCGCCAGCGGTGTCCGCAGGCACGGGTTGAAGGTGTGGTGGTGCAACCCATGGTCACCGGCGGCCAGGCGGTGTTGTTGGGCGCGACGCGCGACCCAGTGTTTGGCTGGATGCTGACGGCGGGCCTGGGTGGCGTGTTGACCGAGATCTACCGCGACGTGTCGCATCGCATTCTTCCCGTGGACGCGTCCATGGCCCGCGCCATGTTGCGCGAACTGCGTTGCCATCCGCTGCTGGATGGCTTTCGGGGCGCGCCGAAGGTGGACGAGCAAGCGCTCGTTGAACTGATGGTCTCGTTGTCGGATTTCCTGGAGATCCATGGGGACGCGCTTGCCGAGGTGGAGCTGAATCCGGTCATGGTGCTGCCAGCGCCTGGCGGGGTGGTGGCGGTGGACGCTTTGGTGCGCCTTCTGCCAGATCATCAACCTGGTTGA